A window of Gossypium hirsutum isolate 1008001.06 chromosome D13, Gossypium_hirsutum_v2.1, whole genome shotgun sequence genomic DNA:
GGAGCTTTATTTTTGTGAGGGTAAATGAGGCTGAAGACAACATGCTCGCAATTCCTTGATCTCCTATAAGGGGGCAGTCTTTGATCGAAATAGCCTTTAGATTCGGACAGCAGCGAGCAAGAGCTTGGAGGCCTTCATTTTCAATGTTTGCACAACCCTCAATGGTCAGATCCTTCAAATTAGGACAGCCCTTAGCAACAGCAAGCAAAGACTTATCAGTAATTGCAGGGCAGAGGCAAAGGTCAAGCTTCTCTAGCTGGTGACACCCATCAGCAATCTCAAACAGACCTTCATCTCCAACAGAAGACGAATCCCACAATGAAAGAACCCTTAGAGAAGGGCACCCACGGGAAATGGCCCTGAGCCCAACGTTAGTCACTCCACATGTGGAATTGCTTCCTCTAATAGAAAGCTTACCCAATCCTCCACGGCTTGCAGTTCCTACAGCAATAGCAGCAAGTCTAACATCTGTTGCTTTCTTCCCTTCCAAAACCCTAGAGAGGTATCCATCACCCTCAACATCTTGATCTTCAACCTTAGAAACAACTCCACCCTTGTTGTTATCATTGATTTCATCTCTGTGGATGTTGCTTACAAGCGTAAGCCAGCGCTTGGAAACACAAGCGCAGGAACTCCTCTCTTGGCCTCCAGGTAACCATCTGAAGATTTCAAATAAGCATTCATCAGGGAGAATCTCAATTGATGGGTTCTTCTTCTCAACCCTTTCTCCAGAGAAAACAATGGGGGGACTGATGCGGGACCTCTTGTGATGAGGAAAATATACATCCACATGATGTCCAAGGGAGAAAAAGAGACTTGACTCCTTGGGGTTTGGGTAAATTGACCCCCCAGGGAAAAAATTATCACTTCCTGAAAACCAATATCAGAAGGGTTTATGAGAACAAAGCAATCTAGCAAAATACCATAAGGAAACCGGATTAAAGAATTTGACAGATATTTCCATTTAAATACAAGTTGTCAAGGATATTGTTAACAGCATGCAGCTCTCAAAAACCACATCTCTACTAATATCATGTCCAACAAATATAAAGAAACAATAAGGATAAGATCCATGAACAAGAAGGAGCTCTGAATCCATGACAAATACATAATTCCATCTCAGATATAGTCCTAAAGAACCATATATTTCAGAACAAACGATTACAAGTCATTCAAAATAGACTGATCTACAACCAGCACACCTCCATAGCTTTCAAGTTGAAAGATGAGTAAAACCACTGACAGATTCAACTAAAAACTAACCAAGCTCTCCTCTAGAAGATCAAGCTATTCAATATATCAGATTTGTACAGGTCAACCCATGAGCCGAAAACTAATGACACAcacaaaaaaggaaacaaaaaaacAGATAAGTTCTAAGGAAACCTGATCTACTACTAGACTACTTCACTGCCCCACCAAGTCTTCACAAAAACCAACTAAATTTATTTCCCTATATCAACATGAATTCAAGTAACTCACAACCAAGACttcaaaaccaaataccattgaAAAACATGGTAACACCAAAATTGAAatatgtgtgtatgtgtgtgtgaaAGCCATTAATCATCTATGATCTTTGATCAGTACACTAGGTTACCGAATGTACTcccaaaatttctaaaatttgttCACAACAAAAAGGGTGTGATCCATAAACCAAAGTTACACATAAACGAAAACCAAAGACAGCCAAATAGAAAAAAAGCTGAATTTTAGCAAGAAGAGGTTACCACTAAAAGAAAATAGCTTTGACATGAGTACAACTCAAAAAACCCCGGGAGGTCAAATCTGCACCGTTCCTCGCCCCAAAACCCTCCAAAGAGAGCAAAAAAGAGAGACCCAACAAGGAAGAAAACCGAAACTTCAACGTGTGTAGCTTGAAAACAGGAATGCATGAAAAAGATTGAAGGTAGAAGGACGTGGAAACCCTATCAGATAGGGCAAAAAAAAGGAGAGATAAAGGAagtaagaaaaggaaaaggaacgAAAGACAGTGAGGGAAGGGGAAAGGGGGTTGGTTTTATTAGGAAGAGGAGAGGGGTTAGGGTATGTGCGATAATGCACATGAGATGAAAGGAACCCAAATGCAATGAACTTGACCCCAATTTTTTGGGGTTTCGTTTCGTTGttgattttctctctcttctttCTCTCTCCCCCTACCATTTCAATACCGCTAACCGCTTTTGCCGTTTCTGGTTTTCGATTCCCGCTTTGTTATCCTCCCGAGCGTTTGTTTGGACACTCGATTAAGCTAAGCTTTTACGTTGCCAGTAAAATCCAGTGTTGGAATGAGCTACTCTTAACTTAGCTATATGTCAATAATTCTAATTTTAACTCAAAAACTTAGTAGGGTAAATTAAACCCTAAATAATTTTAAcctaaaatattcaaatttaaaatgatCAAACCTAACCAACTGAAATCTCAAAATTGAATGACTTTGATGGataataatacaaatttaaaattgaCCCAGCGTGAGGTTGGTTCGATCGGGTTTTCTAAATTGGTTGAATCATCCATCATAATTCGCTTCAATTCTCGATTtctccatattaattttttagacttattttaataaaatgagttTTGTTTGAtgccttttaaatattatttgacaaaatttcataaatatttctaaaaaacaataatcttttaagaatttttaaattatttttactgtttcaaatataaaatatttatttttatatcataaaaaaattaaaattaattatatattaaataaaaaattaatttcgaaTAGTCACAATTTTTAAACATGCATTCCATAAATTATTCAAATACCTTAATTTAAAtcgattttcaatttagtccatttttttcTCAATCCTTATTCAAATTGGCTTGGCCCAAACTAACTTCACCCCtggaatttttttccttttcgaaatataaaaaataggttATAATTTTCAACAATAATTATGGGTTAAGTTAGGAAGAAGAATGGAAATTGTATTGGAAGGCATGTTGGGAATAAGAtacaaaaatttatagtgatttggGTATATTTAATGGAGTGGGGGAAGCTTCTTAAATCTTTTGTCTTACCtaagtttttatttctgttttggtGGGGTATAATACAAATCCAATGTTAGCCATCCCCAAGTTAGGTACATTCATCACCCATTTTAATTATCTTCACACACACttcattattttagatttaaatccatgtatataaaacttcaaaatgCTCGATTAACATGGATATTGTTGTTAATGTAAGATAACGTGAGCTTGAAgagcattatctttttatttatgatttgggAATGAACTATGGGTTGTGTAAAAAAGTACAAATATAATCAGAAtccataatgaaattattaaagaaaaacccaaaacttggAATATTATACGTatttaacttgaataaaaaaagttCAAGCCTCAATATGGAAGGAATTGATAAGTTCAAGACCTAACttacattatttaaattttaaataataataattaattgttgACTACCACATCGATGTCATGtcattaaaattaacaaatgtttaCTTTTACATCTATTTTGACgtgatttgataaaattttaaatagaaggtgaaaataattattttaaaagattgttatgcaaattattttaataatttagacAGATTGAATTAAGTGGGAACCTCCTTAGATTAGTGGGTTATCTATTAGACTCTTGTTTtcatttatgtgtatatatatatatatgcaaaaagTTGTTTACGTAGGCATCAAAGTCCAAGGGACTAATCATTCAATGACTAATAAGCCGCCAGTTTAATCATCAAAAAATATACTAATTCGATTCGGGTTTTTGTAGTTTAGTTCGTTTTCAATTAGACGATGTCATTGAATCATATCAAATCATATAAATTCGATTCGGTTTTAGCTTATTATATTGGATATTGAAAAGCCccaaaacatgtttaaaattaaaaaaaaaagtcctaATATTTTTTGAACATATAATCTCAAATATAAACCCATTCAAAACCGGAAACAGAATTCATTGcttctaaattctaaatataactTTTATTACACTTAATTCTacaatgaaatgaaaaataaatcctaaatctAATTTCAACCTCAGTCTCTCACAAATTCATTGCTTAtttgttattgttgttaaaacttCTAATAATTGAAGTGTTCATCTCTTTTTTTCTTATATGTACTATGTACtatgttttttttctattattatttgttaaaacttataaaattttggtTATCATTATTAACATTTTCCAGATGGGTGTCTTTTTTGTTGTCGTTACACATtattaaatacaaataatttaacatttGATTATGATGAGTGAAGATTAAGAGTTATTAAAttaagaattaattaaatttttaataaatatttataattatagattttaaaaattattttttagatgaaTATACTTTTGAGATTTTatgaataattgaaaaaaaaaagagtcaaacAGTGTCTAAGAAACACAAAACAAagataattttatctaattaaaattgaaaagtcCAAATTCAAAGACAATTTTGTCTAAATAAAGTCCAAAAGCTTAAAGCCCAAAAATAATATGGCAACCAAAAACTCGAACCAAACTAGTTTAGTGCGGTTTGGTAATAACTGGTTTCTTATGCCCACCGATTCAGAAaatgagaaaaacaaaaaaaaaaatcaaacaaatctCACCCCTAAAAGAAGGCCTTATATATAATTGTATAGTTAAATTCTATCCATGTGCtataatttggtcaattttagttcctatacttttcaaattagTCAATATTAGTCTTGACTCAAACAACAAAAGTTAAATCTGTttgattaaattcaattactagtcttgtACTATGTGTACAGTTGTAGAATTAGTCCTTATTCTCCAGATGAATCATTCTAAGTAactatacttttcgaattttaaaatttcaattttaacgCAAATGACGATTGTTAATCCATTAATTGAATGTTTAGtgagtaatatatgaaaataactagCCGACATAGCattacatatatgataatatgtttgccaTATCAGATTTTAGAAATAGCAAACCTTaagttaatgaatttaataattatcgtTGCAAGAGGactaaaaacttaaatttttaaaaataaagagattaaaattaatttaattaaaatataaggattaagTGGACAATTTTCTCAAAGTACAGGTTGTTGCCGCCTCAGTAGTCAGTACAGATATATATGGTCTAAAGAGAAAAAAAGCAAACCTCAGCATTTGTTTCAAAAGAAATTTTTATCATTAAAGCATGGTGTGGTGTAGGTCCCTACGCCCCCCGGTTTTCAGTGTTAAGCCAAAGCCAAAGCCAAAGCCATATTTATCGTCAAATTCCCTGAATGCTTCCAAATAGTGACTCATTAATCATGTCATCATGTTGAATcacatttgtttttattttcaaccATAATTATTATCACTACTAATACTAATCAgttacaacaacaataataataaagcatatattttaatgatattatcTGAAACATTTAACATATGCATGACATGGTTCCATCATTCATTAGTCAAATTGCTTTAGTTGGATAATCACCATCTGTCTCATTGTCTGGTTATCAAGAAATATCAGAAAAGAGAAACTATTTCACTGTCATGTTTGGCCAAATTTTTATGGCATGGCCCCCTTCTAATCGGATCAGTCTTTTGCAACTTAAGAATGGACTATTTTTGTTTCCCCGTATGTATATGCATCCACAAATGACTGTATTTTTAATCACAGAGAGAAGGGTCCAATAAACTGATAGAGAAATACTAGAATATTGGatcccctttttttcttttggatcaTTGATATTAAATTTTCATCTCCATCCAAAAGGATTTGTAAACTATAGTACAAATAATATACAGTGGAAGAATCCAACGGATCAGGACGATCTCGTTAAATTCCTGGAAAAATGTTTCCCTATGTTTTTTACATCATTCTGCTCAGTCATATAAGCCCTCTTGTTCCCAAACATCGTCTAGAAAATCCACCAATTCCTGTCAGTGAAACCGAACAAGACCTGAGGAACCATACAAGGCGGAAATGATGTTTTTAACAGGAAACGGTTTGGTCGGCAGTGAAAAACTTACAGAAAGTGGAAGTGGCTTCGGGAACGGCTTAGTGCTCCCATGCAAACTATCATCGACAGCATTCCAATTGCAACTGTAACTGTGACAAATATGAAATGCAAAACAAGATCGTGTAAAAAGTTTGTCAATCAGGGTATTCTAGAGGATTTTTGCATTCTCTTTATCCCAATTAATCTTCCCTactttaaaattatgaaaaacaatgaaaatttctAACCTTAACATGGATTCTCGAGGTTGTGTCCGCTTCTCAGACTTTTTATTTCCAACCCATTGTTGCCTTGTTTGGTTCCAAAGAAGAAGGCCTGCAAATTCAAAAATGCCATTCAGAAATTTTACTTTGATATGATTACCAAAAAAAGAGGTTGATTGTCTAAGACATATGAACTTGCCATGATTTACAAATTCAGAAGGACGGCTAGTGCTGCCAGAAAGGTCAAGGGAATGACTTAATATACTGATTGATGAAATGCTTCTTTGGGGCTTGAGAGGACTATTTTCGATTTCACATGCACTGCTACTCCAGAAATCTTCAGAAAAGCTAGATCTCTTCAATTTCCAGTGTTGAGTAGTTAGACCCTTAGATGGCCGAAAGCATCCAAGACAACCACTGCTCTGTTAAAAACCAGGATTAATCGCATGTATGATTGGAATCAACTATAACAACTCAATGCTGGATCTTGTACAAGGAAAACAAAGCCATTAACTTGGCAACCATACATCTGAAATAAGCATATGAAACTGAGGTTCGAaataatcaaagaaaatgaagcttCAAAATGTGTGACATTGAACACATAATCAATTACAGAAAAGTTGCTATGTTTTGGCACTAAAAGCAACCGCAAGCCACAACTACCAGCATGTCAAGGATTAAATTTGTTTTGGCACTAAAAGTAAACCACAAGCCACAAGAACCAGCATGTCAAGGATTGAATTTGTTTGGGCACTAAAAGCAACCGCAAACCACAAGTACCAGTCCAACCCCTTAACCTACAGCTTAATTGCAGAAACCTTATGAGCCCTCAAACCGATATGTATTGCCGAATCTACACGACATGTTGTACATATCTAACCACTATATTTTGCACATCCATATCCAATCATAGTAGATAAAAGAAACTGCCTCAAAATTGTAAATAGGCAGCACCGAAAAGTGCTTTGTACTTAGCCTTGAATGTTCCCACCAAGGGGAAGGTAAAGAGTATGTAAATAAGCTCTGAAAATACAACAAATGAACAACAAGGTTTCTTCCCAAAGCATCTCTCAGTCAGAGCCAATTAATAAGACCTATTATCTATATCTCGAAACAAAAACGCTTGTGTCATGCAATCAGCAACCCAGAACTTCAAGCAAAGAATGATCCAAAATCGAAAACTCCCACATACATCTCATCTTATAGCTTTGATCACACAAGtaagcacaaaaaaaaaaataataataaacccaaaatcccATACTAACAAAAGCAAACTTAAAAAGCTAcacaaacaaaacattaaaactCCCGTCTTATAATCCAAGAAGGCTAAGAGTAAGAGGACTGATGTGATAAATATCCAACTCAAATAAACAATATAAGaagagatgaagaaaaaaaaaactgaccCCATGGAGGCAAAAAGAGCAGAGATCCAACGTGGAAGGTAACCAGAAGATAGCATCTAAAATCCCCAAAGCAAAACCCTAATTCCAGAAAGGAGAAGACTAAAATTCCTGAGagaacaataattaaaaataaaaaagttaataacTTCCCTTCCAATTCCTTACTTCCCAACTGTTTCCCCTTCGATTCTTGGTAAGAAgaaacaaaggagagaaaaggggTTTTCCaggaatgaaagaaaatgaaaatgaataccTTGAAAACGGCATAATTAGAAATGGATATGGATATTCAGATTGATTTTGGCCTTCCTTCGGTCACTGATTCGACCAAAGGGCCTTTCTCTCTctgttttctatttttcttttctttttttttctaaattaatctgTCTTCAAGTTTTTACTGAATTATAAATTGTTTGGGGGAAAGGAAaatgaaggaaaaggaaaagCTGGGTGGACTACGTCACTTCGGAAATGTGGGGTTGAGAGAACAATTAGGATTTAGACCATAGTAAATGTTGGTccaattaaattcattttttattaatttgtatgataaaaaattttattaaatcgaTTGAGTATTAATTTGATTAGTTTGAGTATTGCTTTTAATAGATTAAAGTATGAATTCGAGTGCATTGAACTACATTATACTCTTATTTATGGATTAGGACTGGGTTATGAgtaattttaagtattgtatAAAAAGAGTGAATATAATCGAACTTATAATGacattgttaaaaaaatagtttattaaaAAACAAGGCTTAATTTACGATTTAATCTTTGaaatttacatgttttatcattttggtacttaattttttaagCTCAATCTGATACCTAAAATATCATTACGTTACATTATAGTTTTTAGTCCATTTTCCTAATagatgttaaaaaaaattgataaccaATCAAATCGTGCCACctgtattttataaaaaaatattttattacatatatatataaactttaaacttttataaaataagtaatcccaaaaaatgtaaaaagttataattaaatttttgtaaCTGGCGAGCTCCACTCTTGTAATTGGGTCACTGTGATTACGGGTTGGGTGTCTAATTGTCCAAGCGTTAATGATAGTATCTTGTACCTGAACCGGTGGCTCACTTTTTCTAAGTAACGGAGAAGAGGACCGAAACATGTCAATTAAAGACTCTAGTAAGAAAAAGATGGGTTGTCAAGAACGTAGAAGAGGTAGGATGGGCGGTTGGTCAGATCTCGTCTGGATCTTACATGGACGGTAGTTGGAGTCGGCGACTCCTCTAGGTTCCCCCATCTAGGATCCCTAGGGAAGAGGATAAAGTTGGCCCTCGCGAACAGCTTGATGCACTATATTCCTTCAAATCTTTGAGCGAAATGCGgctaaaggaaggaaaatccATAGACCAACCCCATCATCTCCACCCTATAGGAACTACGAGATCACTCCAAGGACGCCTTCGGCGTCCAGGGGTCGCAGACTGACCATAGAACCCTGTTTAATAAGTGGAATGCATTAGATGTCTGCTTTCAAGTTAGGCAGTAAAGGTCGGAAAAGGGCAATCACTCATTCTTAAAACCAACATTCTTAATACCAAAGAGTCAGACGGAGGAAAGCTCTTCGCTGTTCCTGGTTCCCCTGTAACAGGATCCTCCGGAACCAGGAAAATCCTTAGTTATAATGGGATCTCCATTCACTTTTGTTGCTTCCCTCCCCAATCAGCGTAAACCCACGACAGTTATTGGTTGGGCTGATAAAGAGAATGGAAAAGACTTAAACATCAAAGGGAAAATGTGTGTCAATAATGAGATGAGATTAAGGATTTGACTAAGAATTTTCTCTGTTTTGATTGGTCAAGGTTGGTTCAGTAATTTCTAATTGGCTAAATTGTTGGGTTCTAGTCTTGGAGCagttaatctttatatttttccaATCACTTACACAATTAGTATTTCTACGGTCCCTttccctaatttttttcaattgtcTTTCCTTTGATGGctaaaatgtaacagcccgattttgaccctaatcggacaaAATTGttccgggaccacaaattcgagtcaaaaaaatatttttcaattatttttggtatttgcagtatgtgaattgatatgtgtaaaaaattcgtataaaaatttgatcgtttgagtgctcaatttgataaaataacttaatcgcgtaaaatgaaaatttagaagGTCAAACTTAAAAGCAcccaattgttgttgtctttcaaAAATGAgggttttaaatggaaattaggccatttaGTAGATAGTGGGCAGCAATGGTCAATATTGCccttaagttatatgttttataatttatttaattaaggttaatttagtcattaattaaattataatattataactaaaaaTAAGTAATGAAAAGATGAATATTTCATCTTTCTTAGCCGAATAGTGAAAATGAATAAACCTTCCATGGCTTTTTAAAGTTTCGGCACTTCCATAgcaaaattaaggtatgttttggtttcggtttttgataatttttatatttttgagatcgttgctttgtgtactacaagacccatactttaattttagaatttgatggtgattttgagatatgccattaatgaatgcttgagctttgtgatagttgatgatgaaatatgaaagatatgtaaaggattaacatgttttgtctttgaatgtttagtgaaattgagtaattagggttaaaattgtgaaaataaatttttgagggactaaaatgtgaaataaatgaaatgtgtggacttttATGAAGCCTATGAATATTTGGCCCTAGCATagtgtgggcaaattttgtgtatttcgTGTTTTGTGCAAaacggactaaattgtaaaaagtgtaaaatgtcaggggcaaaataataatttgcccatttatgtatttttggatttaattgaatgttttgatgaataaaaaggttaaatttgaatatgtttagatcaagaacgaagaAAACGGAATTgcatcgggggaaaacgaaagtagtCGAGTAATCGATCGTGTCCgccgatatccgaggtaagtcaa
This region includes:
- the LOC107888413 gene encoding uncharacterized protein — translated: MLSSGYLPRWISALFASMGGCLGCFRPSKGLTTQHWKLKRSSFSEDFWSSSACEIENSPLKPQRSISSISILSHSLDLSGSTSRPSEFVNHGLLLWNQTRQQWVGNKKSEKRTQPRESMLSYSCNWNAVDDSLHGSTKPFPKPLPLSELVDFLDDVWEQEGLYD